A section of the Prochlorococcus marinus XMU1402 genome encodes:
- the sufC gene encoding Fe-S cluster assembly ATPase SufC, whose amino-acid sequence MQSKMKESDPILEVENLSASTDNLPILKGVSLTVYPGEIHAIMGRNGCGKSTFSKIIAGHPSYNITNGDIKFLGENINSLEPEERAQSGIFLGFQYPIEIPGVSNLEFLRVSTNARRKFLNKEELDTFDFEELVKEKLEIVKMDHAFLSRSVNQGFSGGEKKRNEILQMALLEPKIAILDETDSGLDIDALRIVASGIKKISNAQTGIILITHYQRLLDEIKPNYVHVMSDGQIIKTGESDLALELEKKGYEWTDNFIKET is encoded by the coding sequence ATGCAAAGTAAAATGAAAGAATCAGATCCAATTTTAGAAGTTGAAAATCTCTCTGCATCTACTGATAATCTTCCAATTTTAAAAGGGGTTTCACTTACTGTCTATCCTGGAGAAATCCATGCCATTATGGGAAGAAATGGATGTGGCAAAAGTACTTTTTCGAAAATCATTGCAGGACATCCCTCATATAATATTACAAATGGCGACATAAAATTTTTAGGTGAAAACATCAACTCTCTAGAACCTGAAGAAAGAGCTCAATCAGGAATTTTTCTTGGTTTTCAATATCCAATTGAGATTCCAGGTGTAAGTAATCTTGAGTTTCTTAGAGTTTCAACTAATGCTAGAAGGAAATTCCTAAACAAAGAAGAATTAGATACTTTTGATTTTGAAGAATTAGTTAAAGAAAAGTTAGAAATTGTAAAAATGGATCATGCATTCCTATCAAGGAGTGTAAATCAAGGATTTTCTGGAGGTGAAAAAAAGAGAAATGAAATTCTGCAAATGGCTTTACTTGAGCCCAAGATAGCAATATTAGATGAGACCGATTCTGGTCTAGATATTGATGCTTTAAGAATAGTGGCATCAGGAATTAAAAAAATATCTAATGCACAAACTGGAATTATACTTATTACCCACTATCAAAGATTATTAGATGAAATTAAACCAAATTATGTCCATGTTATGTCAGACGGACAAATCATAAAAACTGGTGAAAGTGATCTTGCTCTAGAGCTTGAGAAAAAAGGGTATGAATGGACTGATAACTTTATAAAAGAGACCTAA
- the sufB gene encoding Fe-S cluster assembly protein SufB, with amino-acid sequence MVNENLVKDVVKEPYKYGFVTDIETEKIEKGLNEDIIRLISQKKEEPKFLLDFRLKAFKKWQKMKEPDWAGLGYKQIDYQDIIYYSAPKQKEKISSLDEVDPKLLETFDKLGIPLTEQKKLTNVAVDAVFDSVSIATTFREELAEHGVIFCSISEAVKNHPDLIEKYLGTVVPASDNYFAALNSAVFSDGSFVYIPKGITCPMDLSSYFRINSGDSGQFERTLIIAEESSSVSYLEGCTAPMFDTNTLHAAVVELIALDDASIKYSTVQNWYAGDEEGIGGIFNFVTKRGKCLGKRSKISWSQVETGSAITWKYPSCLLLGEESVGEFYSVALTNNLQQADTGTKMIHIGPKTKSTIVSKGISAGNSINSYRGLVKMGTKATGSRNYSQCDSMLIGDQASANTFPYIKSQQPNSEIEHEASTCRISEDQLFYLQSRGIEFEEAVSMMVSGFCRDVFNQLPMEFAAEADKLLALKLEGSVG; translated from the coding sequence ATGGTCAACGAAAATTTAGTTAAAGATGTAGTAAAAGAGCCTTACAAATATGGTTTCGTTACTGATATTGAAACTGAAAAAATAGAGAAGGGATTAAATGAAGATATCATAAGATTAATTTCACAGAAAAAAGAAGAGCCAAAATTTCTTCTTGATTTTAGATTAAAAGCCTTTAAAAAATGGCAAAAAATGAAAGAGCCTGATTGGGCAGGGTTAGGATATAAACAAATTGATTATCAAGATATAATTTATTACTCTGCTCCTAAGCAAAAAGAGAAAATTTCTAGTTTAGATGAAGTTGATCCCAAACTTCTAGAGACTTTTGACAAATTGGGAATACCCCTTACGGAGCAAAAAAAACTCACAAATGTAGCAGTAGATGCTGTCTTTGATAGTGTTTCTATAGCAACAACTTTTAGAGAAGAACTTGCTGAACATGGAGTTATATTTTGCTCAATTAGTGAAGCAGTAAAAAATCACCCGGATTTGATTGAAAAATATTTAGGTACAGTTGTTCCAGCTAGTGATAATTATTTTGCCGCACTAAATTCTGCTGTTTTTAGTGATGGTTCCTTTGTTTATATCCCAAAAGGTATTACCTGCCCTATGGATCTATCTTCCTACTTCAGAATTAATAGTGGAGATTCAGGACAATTCGAAAGAACACTAATCATTGCTGAAGAATCAAGTTCAGTAAGTTATTTAGAAGGTTGTACAGCTCCAATGTTTGATACAAATACCCTTCATGCAGCAGTTGTAGAGCTTATAGCATTAGACGACGCTTCTATAAAATATTCAACAGTGCAAAATTGGTATGCGGGTGATGAAGAAGGTATTGGCGGAATTTTTAATTTTGTCACCAAGAGAGGAAAATGTTTAGGTAAAAGAAGTAAGATTAGCTGGTCTCAAGTTGAAACAGGGTCTGCAATTACATGGAAATATCCTAGCTGTCTTCTTTTAGGGGAAGAATCTGTAGGAGAATTTTATTCAGTGGCACTCACCAATAATCTTCAGCAAGCAGATACCGGCACAAAAATGATCCATATTGGTCCTAAGACCAAATCAACTATTGTTAGCAAAGGTATTAGTGCAGGCAACTCAATAAATAGCTATAGAGGTCTTGTCAAAATGGGAACAAAAGCTACAGGATCAAGAAATTACAGTCAATGTGATTCAATGTTAATAGGGGATCAAGCTTCTGCAAATACATTCCCTTACATCAAATCTCAACAACCCAATTCTGAAATTGAGCATGAAGCAAGCACATGTAGAATCTCAGAAGACCAACTTTTTTATCTTCAAAGCAGAGGTATAGAATTTGAGGAGGCAGTATCCATGATGGTCAGCGGTTTTTGCAGAGATGTATTTAATCAATTACCTATGGAATTTGCTGCTGAAGCAGATAAGTTACTGGCACTTAAACTCGAAGGATCAGTAGGTTAA
- a CDS encoding histidine triad nucleotide-binding protein, translating into MTETTIFQKIINEEIPCDKLYEDKLCIAFNDIQAQAPVHFLVIPKKPIISLLECIEEDANLLGHLLFVGSKIAKSKNLTNWRTVINTGAESGQTVFHLHIHFLSGRKMNWPPG; encoded by the coding sequence ATGACTGAAACAACAATATTTCAAAAAATCATTAATGAAGAAATACCCTGCGATAAGCTTTACGAAGATAAGTTGTGTATTGCATTTAATGATATCCAGGCGCAAGCTCCAGTACATTTTTTAGTGATTCCTAAAAAGCCAATAATCAGTTTATTAGAGTGTATTGAAGAAGATGCAAATTTATTAGGGCATCTACTTTTTGTTGGTAGTAAAATAGCTAAATCAAAAAATTTAACTAATTGGAGAACAGTAATTAATACTGGAGCAGAATCGGGACAAACGGTTTTTCATTTACATATTCATTTTTTATCTGGAAGAAAAATGAATTGGCCCCCAGGATAA
- a CDS encoding SufD family Fe-S cluster assembly protein produces the protein MEIIEKIKTNKSINNLTEIQKICLDKLQSSPLPNPKSELWRLSNKSKFSNFLKYSVDEKDSKFDTPFPNNSQKTIRLVIGENCQINLIEENYSIKQLSEDKLVKFIKEEISCFDQNENWSDLLNLSLNCKKNILGLKINGSQIPPIEIFSHASSNSLNAKTLVIFLEKNCDIDLLQVNLGKDNSSLSQSTFFCLEENSSVNHGVVSYGENKSNLLNSLNVIQQNNSEYNLGSLHFKFNYARFEIRIKQSEGNAKTNIRGMQITKKDEQISTFTKIDFHGPNGFLDQINKSLADDKSHAIFEGSIIVPKIAQKTDASQLSRNLLLSNRAQIDTKPQLEIIADDVKCKHGATISQLNEEELFYMRTRGITLTEASKLQLSSYFQEIISFIPVSKNRWDLLDKLLNEN, from the coding sequence ATGGAAATTATTGAAAAAATAAAAACTAATAAATCGATCAATAATCTTACAGAAATACAAAAAATCTGTCTAGATAAATTACAATCTAGCCCCCTCCCTAATCCTAAAAGTGAACTATGGCGACTTTCAAATAAATCAAAATTTTCAAACTTTTTAAAATACTCGGTTGATGAAAAAGATTCAAAATTTGATACACCTTTTCCGAACAATTCTCAAAAAACTATTAGGTTAGTAATTGGTGAAAATTGCCAAATTAATTTAATAGAGGAAAATTATTCAATAAAACAACTAAGTGAAGATAAATTAGTTAAATTTATCAAAGAAGAGATATCTTGTTTTGATCAAAACGAAAATTGGAGTGACTTACTAAATCTTTCTTTAAACTGTAAAAAGAATATCTTGGGATTAAAAATAAATGGATCACAAATCCCTCCTATTGAAATCTTTAGTCACGCATCAAGTAATTCTTTAAACGCAAAAACCCTTGTAATATTCTTAGAAAAGAATTGTGATATTGATTTATTACAAGTAAATCTTGGTAAAGACAACTCTTCATTATCTCAATCAACGTTCTTTTGTTTAGAAGAAAATAGTTCCGTAAACCATGGTGTTGTTTCTTACGGTGAAAACAAATCAAATCTATTAAATTCTCTCAATGTAATTCAACAAAATAATAGCGAATACAATTTGGGATCTTTACATTTCAAATTTAATTATGCAAGATTTGAAATTCGTATTAAACAATCTGAAGGAAACGCTAAAACCAATATCAGAGGTATGCAAATAACAAAAAAAGATGAACAAATTTCTACTTTTACAAAAATAGACTTTCATGGTCCCAATGGATTTCTAGATCAAATCAATAAATCACTTGCTGATGATAAATCACATGCGATATTTGAAGGTTCAATCATAGTTCCAAAAATTGCCCAGAAAACTGATGCTTCTCAATTAAGCAGAAATTTACTTTTATCAAATCGCGCACAAATAGATACCAAACCTCAATTAGAAATAATTGCTGATGATGTCAAATGCAAACATGGAGCAACAATTTCACAATTAAATGAAGAAGAACTTTTTTATATGCGAACAAGAGGGATCACATTAACAGAAGCAAGTAAACTACAATTAAGTTCTTACTTTCAAGAAATAATTTCATTTATTCCCGTTTCAAAAAATAGATGGGATTTGCTTGATAAACTTTTAAATGAAAATTAA
- the def gene encoding peptide deformylase, producing MANHFSQLAKKSITNGNSEKIAKEQKGNPSLEIYKLGDEVLRQNSKRITKVDESIRKLAREMLQSMYAAKGIGLAAPQIGINKELLVIDVNFEDSAAEPLILINPEITDFGTTLNSYEEGCLSIPGVYLNVVRPSTIKLKFRDEMGRPRKMKADGLLARCIQHEMDHLNGILFVDRVTSKDDLNKELLKEGFNEKDVISIN from the coding sequence GTGGCAAACCATTTTTCACAACTTGCAAAAAAGTCAATAACAAATGGAAACTCAGAAAAAATTGCAAAAGAGCAAAAAGGTAATCCATCTTTAGAAATTTATAAACTTGGTGATGAAGTATTAAGACAAAACTCCAAAAGAATTACTAAAGTTGACGAATCGATTAGAAAACTTGCTAGAGAAATGCTTCAAAGCATGTATGCAGCTAAAGGAATTGGACTTGCTGCACCTCAAATTGGCATCAACAAAGAGCTTCTTGTCATAGATGTAAATTTTGAAGATTCAGCAGCTGAACCTTTAATATTAATCAATCCAGAAATTACAGACTTTGGAACAACCCTTAATTCATACGAAGAAGGCTGCTTAAGTATACCTGGTGTCTATTTAAATGTAGTGAGACCATCAACTATAAAATTAAAATTTAGAGATGAAATGGGTAGACCACGAAAAATGAAAGCAGATGGACTTCTGGCGAGGTGTATTCAACACGAAATGGATCACTTAAATGGAATATTATTTGTAGATAGAGTTACCTCAAAAGATGATTTGAATAAAGAACTTTTAAAAGAAGGGTTTAACGAAAAAGACGTTATCTCAATTAATTAA
- a CDS encoding ABC transporter ATP-binding protein/permease has product MNTAVNNKSKFILQLQKLRRLSQPFFLPIEQNNGIQFIWLLISLLFCVGGIVLVLLTGLINLLENFQPELLEKYFEGVVSTLNTIWAGKWGLIFSALFVIGSSSFFSFRHQLKAKRWIHWILLGIIVLMLLAINGINAGIGFIARDLTNALVQREQDGFYRILAIYASCFIFALPIRALQIFFTLKLSIIWREWLSKSLISQYLTNRAYFKLNPNDEQATDVDNPDQRISEDTKSFTEQSLTFTIGIFDAILTFSLNILILYTISRTLTFSLFTFAAIASSLLIYAGKRLVKINFDQLRYEADFRYGLVHIRNNSEAIAFYSGEYPENVENQRRLGVLVKNFNLLIIWKTIIFTMKRSTNYAGVFFPYLIMAVPYFAGTIDYGKFVQANFAFNMVEGSLFFIVNQIDELAKFTAGISRLEGFQSEVELISKEKPSKNNISITNKPEILIKNADLCTPGSNKPIIKDLSMNINNRDTLLITGPSGCGKTSLLRMISGLWQPDKGLIEKPKTGDLLFIPQKPYMILGSLREQLCYPTEVSKFSDDHLFSVLKEVKLNSMLDRYPNLDIKQDWPRILSLGEQQRLAFARLLLNSPQFAVLDEATSALDIETEKYLYGLLIKRELSLISVGHRPTLKEFHNKVLSLNGKGNWQLFPTKNYNFDN; this is encoded by the coding sequence ATGAATACAGCAGTTAATAATAAATCCAAATTTATATTGCAATTACAAAAATTAAGGAGATTATCTCAACCTTTTTTCTTGCCAATTGAGCAAAATAATGGAATACAATTCATTTGGCTCTTAATCTCGCTTTTATTCTGCGTTGGAGGAATAGTCCTTGTATTACTAACAGGCTTAATTAATTTATTAGAAAATTTTCAACCAGAATTATTAGAAAAATATTTTGAAGGTGTTGTTAGCACTCTTAATACAATTTGGGCTGGAAAATGGGGATTAATCTTCTCTGCATTATTCGTAATAGGTTCTTCAAGTTTCTTTAGTTTTAGACATCAACTAAAAGCAAAAAGATGGATTCATTGGATTTTATTAGGAATAATTGTATTAATGCTACTAGCAATTAATGGTATAAATGCCGGGATTGGTTTTATAGCAAGAGATTTAACTAATGCACTAGTTCAAAGAGAACAAGATGGTTTCTACAGAATTTTAGCAATATACGCATCTTGCTTTATTTTTGCACTACCAATAAGAGCTTTACAAATTTTCTTTACATTAAAATTGAGCATTATTTGGAGAGAGTGGCTTTCAAAAAGTCTGATCAGCCAGTATCTAACTAATAGAGCTTACTTCAAGCTTAATCCGAATGATGAACAAGCAACTGACGTTGACAATCCAGATCAGCGAATCTCCGAAGATACAAAATCATTTACTGAACAAAGCTTAACTTTCACTATTGGGATATTTGATGCGATTTTGACTTTTTCTCTAAATATTCTTATCCTTTACACCATTAGTAGAACGTTAACCTTTTCCCTATTTACATTTGCTGCAATAGCTTCTTCACTTCTAATATACGCAGGAAAAAGGTTAGTAAAAATTAATTTTGATCAGTTGAGATATGAAGCTGATTTCAGATATGGATTAGTTCATATAAGAAATAACTCCGAAGCAATAGCTTTTTATTCAGGAGAATATCCAGAAAATGTAGAAAATCAAAGAAGATTGGGAGTTTTAGTAAAAAACTTCAACCTATTAATAATTTGGAAAACAATAATATTTACAATGAAAAGATCGACTAATTATGCTGGAGTATTTTTTCCATATTTAATAATGGCTGTTCCATATTTCGCTGGAACTATTGATTACGGAAAATTTGTACAAGCAAATTTTGCATTTAATATGGTCGAAGGTTCTCTCTTTTTTATAGTTAACCAAATAGATGAACTTGCAAAGTTCACTGCAGGCATTAGCAGATTAGAAGGGTTTCAATCTGAAGTTGAGTTAATAAGCAAAGAAAAGCCATCTAAAAATAATATTTCTATTACAAATAAACCTGAGATACTCATTAAAAATGCAGATTTATGCACTCCCGGCTCTAATAAGCCCATTATTAAAGATCTGAGCATGAATATTAATAATAGAGACACCCTTTTAATCACTGGACCGTCAGGTTGTGGTAAAACCTCACTATTAAGAATGATTAGTGGTTTGTGGCAACCTGATAAAGGGTTAATAGAAAAGCCAAAAACAGGTGATTTACTTTTTATTCCACAAAAACCATACATGATTTTAGGTTCACTCCGAGAACAACTTTGTTATCCAACTGAAGTCAGTAAATTTAGTGACGATCATTTATTCTCTGTGCTTAAGGAAGTTAAACTAAATTCTATGCTTGATAGATATCCAAATCTTGATATCAAGCAAGATTGGCCAAGAATATTATCTCTTGGAGAACAACAAAGACTGGCTTTTGCAAGACTTTTACTGAATTCCCCTCAATTTGCAGTACTTGATGAAGCAACTAGTGCATTAGATATTGAAACTGAAAAATATCTCTATGGTTTGCTTATAAAAAGAGAACTTTCTCTTATAAGTGTTGGGCATCGTCCAACTCTAAAAGAATTTCACAATAAAGTTTTAAGTTTAAACGGTAAAGGGAACTGGCAATTATTCCCTACAAAAAACTATAATTTTGATAACTAA
- a CDS encoding alpha/beta hydrolase family protein: MSNDDKLKVRKTVSKKEAFKELSIIRDTIFWIDVVCESQNENAIFARPFNDKEAFPQKLTSKKFNIKNNFHGYGGKSYKCINFKNNFYLIWIDQITKAIWFQIFKEVSLNDRSSNQYLDSVQEPRQLSKSIEGNFDSSFVISENFFLYGICEINNRDYLFSLNLQKTKQDIHRIKKFKNFAGDLSSNTSASLLSWIEWDSPNMPWEKNDLFFAQIDLDGEIQKIKKFSNKLINFKKNVSFFQPYWISETLLVCSEDSSGWWNLLFLDVSKIDGIFIKKRVERNFFEYGAPQWVSGITFFSGSLKNLFCLAKKENNFILEQYKDLVFVKEFPTPFTSISDFNAFEKKLVFKGYGSDFLRNLFEIDCGEQVSSNFFDAIKVEHIKDCSIPESFWFKGFEDKSTHSFLYRPLVEKYRKPPLFVRAHSGPTSFYDGSYNSEVQYWTSKGFFVAEVNYGGSSGFGKAYRERLNYKWGVVDSYDCKALVLELIKLNLIDSEKVVIFGNSAGGLTALNCLLYGSIFTAAICKYPVLDLNDMHYNTHRFEKDYLNSLVGNYAKNHNDYINRSPINHINKIKKPILLFHGKKDKVISYKQTLRIQEILIQNNKNSEVIFFENEGHGFKNIENKEVVMQKSQEFLTNSLNI, encoded by the coding sequence ATGAGTAATGACGATAAGCTAAAAGTTAGGAAAACTGTATCTAAAAAAGAAGCTTTTAAGGAATTAAGTATTATAAGGGACACCATTTTTTGGATTGATGTTGTTTGTGAAAGTCAAAATGAAAATGCCATTTTTGCAAGACCATTTAATGACAAAGAGGCGTTTCCCCAGAAATTAACTAGTAAAAAATTTAATATTAAAAATAACTTTCATGGATATGGAGGGAAGTCTTATAAATGTATAAATTTTAAAAATAATTTTTATTTGATATGGATAGATCAAATAACCAAGGCAATATGGTTTCAAATTTTTAAAGAAGTTTCATTAAATGATAGAAGTTCCAATCAATATCTTGATTCAGTTCAAGAACCTAGACAACTATCTAAATCAATTGAGGGAAATTTCGATTCTTCATTTGTCATTTCTGAAAATTTTTTTTTATATGGTATTTGTGAAATCAATAATAGAGATTATTTATTTTCTTTAAACTTACAAAAAACTAAACAAGATATTCATCGAATAAAAAAATTTAAAAATTTTGCAGGAGATTTATCTTCTAATACTTCTGCTAGCTTACTTTCTTGGATCGAGTGGGATTCTCCAAATATGCCCTGGGAAAAAAATGATCTTTTTTTTGCTCAAATTGACTTAGATGGAGAGATACAAAAAATAAAAAAGTTCTCAAATAAGTTGATCAATTTCAAAAAAAACGTTTCTTTTTTTCAACCTTATTGGATAAGTGAGACACTTTTAGTATGTTCTGAAGATAGTTCTGGATGGTGGAACTTATTATTTTTAGATGTGAGTAAAATTGATGGCATTTTTATTAAGAAAAGAGTAGAAAGAAATTTCTTTGAATATGGAGCACCGCAATGGGTCTCTGGAATAACATTTTTTTCAGGGTCTCTAAAAAATTTATTTTGTTTAGCAAAAAAAGAAAATAATTTCATACTGGAACAATATAAAGATCTTGTATTTGTTAAAGAATTTCCTACTCCTTTTACTTCAATAAGTGATTTTAATGCTTTTGAGAAGAAACTAGTTTTTAAAGGTTATGGATCTGATTTTTTGAGGAATTTATTTGAAATTGATTGTGGAGAACAAGTTTCATCAAATTTTTTTGATGCAATAAAAGTTGAACATATAAAAGATTGTTCCATTCCTGAGTCTTTTTGGTTTAAAGGTTTTGAAGATAAATCTACTCATTCTTTTCTCTATAGACCGCTTGTGGAAAAATATAGAAAACCACCCCTTTTTGTTAGGGCACATAGCGGCCCAACTTCATTTTATGATGGATCATATAATTCTGAAGTTCAATATTGGACGTCGAAGGGATTTTTTGTTGCTGAAGTTAATTATGGAGGATCATCTGGATTCGGCAAAGCATATAGAGAGAGGTTGAATTATAAGTGGGGCGTTGTTGATTCTTATGATTGCAAAGCACTAGTTCTTGAATTAATTAAATTAAATCTAATTGATAGTGAGAAAGTAGTAATTTTTGGTAATAGTGCTGGTGGGTTAACTGCCTTGAATTGTTTATTATATGGATCTATTTTTACAGCTGCAATTTGTAAATACCCTGTTCTTGATTTGAATGATATGCATTACAACACTCATAGGTTTGAAAAAGATTATTTAAATTCTTTGGTAGGGAATTATGCAAAAAATCATAATGATTATATAAATAGATCGCCGATTAATCATATTAATAAAATAAAGAAACCTATCTTATTGTTTCATGGAAAAAAAGATAAAGTTATTTCTTATAAACAAACTTTAAGAATTCAAGAAATTTTGATTCAGAATAATAAGAATTCAGAAGTTATTTTTTTTGAAAATGAAGGGCATGGATTTAAAAATATTGAAAATAAAGAAGTAGTAATGCAAAAATCTCAAGAATTTTTAACAAATTCTCTAAATATCTAA
- a CDS encoding aminotransferase class V-fold PLP-dependent enzyme gives MKTIQNFPEITKKDFPLLNKNLKSNEQIIYLDHAATTQKPIQVLEKINEYYKNFNANVHRGAHQLSAKATEEFENARYLISEYIKANSTKEIIFTRNATEAINLAARSWGESSLQENDEILLSIMEHHSNIVPWQMVAAKNKCKLKFVGIDKNGKLDIDDFKSKLTSRTKLVSLVHVSNTLGCCNPIKEITKLAKQKGSLVLIDACQSLAHQKLDVIDLDIDFLAGSGHKLCGPTGIGFLWSRKEILEKIPPLFGGGEMIQDVFEETSTWAELPHKFEAGTPAIAEAIGLAEAINYINTIGLNEIHAYEKTITKYLFEKLNEIENVEIIGPSPEIDPNRASLATFYVKNIHSNDIAEILDSKGICIRSGHHCCQPLHRYIGIKSTARISMNFTTNKEEIDVFIEKLKDTINFLKINS, from the coding sequence ATGAAAACAATTCAAAATTTTCCTGAAATAACGAAGAAAGACTTTCCTCTTTTAAATAAGAACTTAAAAAGTAATGAGCAAATTATTTATTTAGACCATGCTGCAACCACTCAAAAACCAATACAAGTCTTAGAAAAAATTAATGAATATTATAAAAACTTTAATGCCAATGTACATAGAGGCGCACATCAATTAAGTGCTAAAGCGACAGAAGAATTTGAAAATGCAAGATATTTAATAAGCGAGTATATAAAAGCGAATTCAACAAAAGAAATCATTTTCACAAGAAATGCAACTGAGGCAATCAATCTAGCAGCTAGATCATGGGGCGAATCTTCATTACAAGAAAACGATGAAATTCTTTTATCAATAATGGAACATCATAGCAATATTGTTCCATGGCAAATGGTTGCAGCTAAAAATAAATGCAAATTAAAATTTGTAGGTATAGATAAAAATGGGAAATTAGATATAGACGATTTTAAATCAAAACTCACATCTAGAACTAAGCTTGTTAGCCTAGTACATGTTAGTAATACTCTGGGTTGCTGTAATCCAATCAAAGAGATCACTAAATTAGCCAAACAAAAAGGTTCTTTAGTGTTAATAGATGCATGTCAAAGTTTGGCCCATCAAAAACTAGATGTGATTGATCTTGATATAGATTTTTTAGCAGGCTCAGGACATAAACTTTGCGGCCCTACAGGTATTGGTTTCCTTTGGTCAAGAAAAGAAATCCTAGAAAAAATTCCTCCTCTCTTTGGAGGTGGAGAAATGATTCAAGATGTTTTTGAAGAGACAAGTACATGGGCAGAGCTACCGCATAAATTTGAAGCTGGAACTCCAGCCATTGCAGAAGCAATAGGTCTTGCAGAAGCAATTAATTATATAAACACTATTGGATTGAATGAAATTCATGCATATGAAAAGACTATTACTAAATATTTATTTGAAAAATTAAATGAAATAGAAAATGTTGAAATTATTGGTCCATCTCCCGAGATAGATCCAAACAGAGCATCACTTGCGACTTTTTATGTGAAAAATATACATTCAAATGATATTGCTGAAATTCTTGATTCAAAAGGAATTTGCATCAGAAGTGGGCATCATTGCTGTCAACCTCTTCACAGATACATTGGAATTAAATCAACGGCTAGAATTAGCATGAATTTCACAACCAATAAGGAAGAAATTGATGTATTTATAGAAAAATTAAAAGATACTATTAATTTTTTAAAAATCAATTCTTAG
- a CDS encoding DUF4912 domain-containing protein: MTDGIMNKDQLLSLTLRQLRQEASKLSVPLYSRKTKAVLVDLIIKYQEKYTKKTNTPPPQVKSEETFESNSFKSSEAVKTNVVFLPRDPDWAYVFWQISDADREKAQSLGANKLCLRLFDASGSEGSNLNQGTLREIAVDSYSTEWYLPIPLADRDYKVELGYKYGFNWMSLAFSSISHVPGSHPSEQILDKFVPFNLDSTSESILDISNPVVSEQNGMHERLYQAATNIPLRRKVGSEEFMENVNSTNLNDNLTDSGAGKWSSGLNDSGSGVVKNRSFWLVADAELIVYGATEPSAKLTIGGEDVPLAADGTFRIQVPFRDGTQKYDIKAVDVSGEQEKSISMKFDRTTPLDDTNEKDNAETEWF, encoded by the coding sequence GTGACTGATGGGATCATGAATAAAGATCAATTACTCTCACTTACCCTCAGACAATTACGTCAAGAAGCAAGTAAACTATCAGTTCCGCTATACAGTCGCAAAACAAAAGCTGTTTTAGTTGATTTAATAATCAAATATCAAGAAAAATATACAAAAAAAACAAATACTCCTCCTCCCCAGGTAAAATCTGAAGAAACTTTTGAGTCCAATTCTTTTAAAAGTAGTGAAGCAGTTAAAACAAATGTAGTTTTTCTGCCTCGTGATCCAGATTGGGCTTATGTTTTTTGGCAAATTTCTGATGCAGATAGAGAAAAAGCACAATCTTTGGGAGCCAATAAATTATGTTTGCGATTATTTGATGCTTCCGGTTCTGAAGGAAGCAACTTGAATCAAGGAACATTAAGGGAGATAGCAGTTGATAGTTACAGTACTGAGTGGTACTTGCCAATTCCTCTTGCAGATAGAGACTATAAAGTTGAATTAGGTTATAAATATGGTTTTAACTGGATGTCATTGGCATTTTCTTCTATAAGTCATGTTCCTGGCTCTCATCCTTCTGAGCAAATTCTTGATAAATTTGTACCTTTTAATTTGGACTCTACTTCTGAGTCAATCCTAGATATTTCAAACCCTGTTGTTTCAGAGCAAAATGGTATGCATGAAAGACTATACCAAGCAGCAACTAACATTCCTCTCAGAAGAAAAGTTGGTTCTGAAGAATTTATGGAAAATGTAAATTCAACAAACCTTAATGATAATCTTACAGACTCAGGTGCTGGTAAATGGTCATCAGGTTTAAATGATTCTGGGAGCGGAGTTGTTAAAAATAGATCTTTTTGGCTCGTTGCTGATGCTGAATTAATTGTTTATGGAGCTACAGAGCCTTCTGCAAAACTGACAATAGGTGGAGAAGATGTACCTCTTGCTGCAGATGGTACTTTTAGAATTCAAGTTCCATTTAGAGATGGGACTCAAAAATATGATATTAAAGCTGTTGATGTATCTGGTGAGCAAGAAAAAAGTATATCAATGAAATTTGATAGAACTACACCACTTGACGATACTAATGAAAAAGATAATGCTGAGACTGAATGGTTTTAA